Proteins co-encoded in one Corylus avellana chromosome ca9, CavTom2PMs-1.0 genomic window:
- the LOC132162612 gene encoding uncharacterized protein LOC132162612 — protein MTGVFVRSSTYIRISDEWKKVSERKKKDIWDALMKHFYIPPDCDIAAIKRDAFLDMRNKHTTWRYELKKSLHITSDDTPATVKAREGGQLSTYNREDVDILLEIWCTAENQEYAAYMKGIRSKNKEPHCTGSKSYARATHEEKINTGVTPTRAQSYIKTHEKKTGGYPNDLVAEKCERMKELLPTDSAATQSVTEGTVRWAPDDAYAQGMGNKPEYAGRVRQVGAGILPVRGSIHSYYRPVAPRSQPPGSSGVPELIETALQVEREKHKQEMDALQQTQREQATEQQAERERHRAEIAALLDAQRVEVEQQVAVRLAETRASMTTMYEARFRQLEHMFKSSSSSDTTRVKDVTEKESPARLVVKSLVGSEPGIAEKLSNEEAIDLD, from the exons atgaccggAGTGTTCGTCAGGAGCAGTACTTATATACGGATTAGCGACGAGTGGAAGAAGGTATCGGAGCGTAAGAAGAAAGATATTTGGGATGCATTGAtg AAGCACTTCTATATCCCACCTGACTGCGATATCGCGGCCATTAAACGGGACGCTTTCCTTGATATGCGAAACAAGCATACGACTTGGAGGTATGAGTTGAAGAAGAGTCTTCACATCACATCGGACGATACTCCGGCGACAGTGAAGGCTAGGGAAGGAGGACAATTATCCACGTACAATAGAGAGGACGTGGATATATTATTGGAGATATGGTGTACGGCAGAGAATCAA GAATATGCTGCATATATGAAGGGAATCCGGTCGAAGAACAAGGAGCCTCACTGCACCGGATCAAAGAGCTATGCCAGGGCTACACATGAAGAA AAAATAAATACCGGGGTTACGCCAACACGAGCGCAGTCTTACATCAAAACACACGAGAAGAAGACTGGCGGATATCCAAATGACTTGGTTGCCGAAAAATGT gagaggatgaaggagttGCTTCCCACTGACTCGGCTGCTACACAATCTGTCACCGAGGGCACAGTACGGTGGGCGCCCGACGATGCGTACGCACAGGGGATGGGCAATAAGCCGGAGTACGCAGGTCGGGTTCGCCAGGTTGGAGCAGGTATACTACCTGTGCGCGGTAGCATACACTCCTACTATAGACCAGTCGCGCCACGCTCACAACCTCCCGGGAGCTCTGGTGTCCCAGAACTGATAGAAACTGCACTACAAGTTGAGCGGGAGAAGCACAAGCAGGAGATGGATGCGCTTCAGCAGACACAGCGAGAGCAGGCAACGGAGCAACAAGCTGAACGGGAGAGGCACAGGGCGGAGATAGCAGCGCTGTTAGATGCACAGCGAGTGGAGGTTGAGCAGCAGGTTGCTGTGCGGCTAGCTGAGACCCGGGCTAGTATGACCACTATGTACGAGGCACGTTTTCGTCAACTAGAGCACATGTTTAAGTCGAGTTCCTCATCTGATACGACTCGAGTTAAAGATGTAACAGAAAAAGAATCTCCAGCCCGTTTGGTGGTGAAATCGTTAGTGGGGAGTGAACCAG GTATTGCGGAGAAGTTGTCGAATGAGGAAGCTATCGACCTAGATTGA
- the LOC132162469 gene encoding uncharacterized protein LOC132162469: MSYRGKRKAQGQPTVRLTSAAHDVHSSPRANMEPEGYRPVLPHHVEGHTDAGRDVGCGDDIHVDPQHSDVAEPGTSTPFTLDFTTLSDMGIVSHGHFQRHPYPNSGAQVDDSDETQPPDSTEGDEDGVAHDTHFDDAATRPLKVDEVRTISVDQNGITHYHILSVKSSHKLWEIPMCFQI, encoded by the exons ATGAGTTataggggaaagagaaaagcacaGGGGCAACCGACCGTACGGTTGACATCTGCCGCCCATGATGTACATTCGTCTCCCCGAGCTAATATGGAGCCAGAAGGGTATAGACCGGTACTTCCACATCATGTGGAAGGGCATACCGATGCAGGGCGGGACGTGGGATGTGGTGATGACATTCATGTAGATCCTCAgcattctgacgtggcagagcCGGGCACATCCACACCGTTCACGCTTGACTTCACGACGTTGAGCGATATGGGGATCGTTTCACATGGCCATTTCCAGCGGCACCCATACCCCAATAGCGGAGCACAAGTGGATGATAGTGATGAGACACAGCCTCCGGATAGCACTGAGGGTGATGAGGATGGTGTCGCGCATGACACACATTTCGATGATGCCGCTACACGCCCGTTGAAGGTGGATGAGGTTCGgacgataa GTGTAGATCAAAATGGCATCACCCACTACCATATATTGAGTGTCAAGTCAAGCCACAAGCTGTGGGAGATCCCGATG TGCTTCcaaatttag